A window from Leptospira meyeri encodes these proteins:
- the nusA gene encoding transcription termination factor NusA, protein MATKQATKETGLFEAIQQFCQDKSLDRELVLGVIRDSLLAAYRKKVGLEAETDDRCQVDFGSDNKNEIIISVLRDVVEDKTTNPLEISLEEATKLDPSAQVGTQIRVFEKPQDLSRVLSSQAKQMVFQRLRDMEKELLYQEYKSKEGELTHGYFQRWKKDIMSIDLGKVEGIMLKKDQNPGEKYRQGDRLKAIISRVELRPREPMPVITLSRASGDFVKKLFEMEIPEVYDGIVEIRDVARIPSYRTKVVVTTSKSDVDPVGACVGMKGVRIQAIVRELGNERIDIVLHSDEPSVFIANAISPAKPVEVHVDRKRGDALVIVPDESLSLAIGINGSNVKLVSQLSGFKIDIKTVSQYNQELASPEAREKLDRLFNAQQEAMEESEDQYNESAEEEEEDSGYTPLSEVPGLTPRIVGLLEAGGIKNVETLLEFSQEELSKISGIGKTTAEQILRLLRESIEWVEEG, encoded by the coding sequence ATGGCGACAAAACAAGCAACGAAAGAAACTGGGCTATTCGAAGCCATCCAACAATTCTGTCAGGATAAATCTCTTGATAGAGAACTCGTACTCGGTGTCATCCGTGACTCACTTCTCGCCGCCTATCGCAAAAAGGTTGGTTTGGAAGCAGAAACAGATGATCGTTGCCAAGTAGACTTCGGTTCCGACAACAAAAACGAAATCATCATCTCTGTCCTTCGTGACGTGGTAGAAGATAAAACAACAAACCCTCTAGAGATTTCTCTGGAAGAGGCAACCAAATTGGATCCTTCTGCACAAGTGGGAACCCAAATACGTGTGTTTGAAAAACCCCAAGACCTATCTCGGGTTCTTTCTAGCCAAGCCAAACAAATGGTTTTCCAACGTCTCCGCGATATGGAAAAAGAATTACTCTACCAAGAGTATAAATCAAAAGAAGGCGAACTCACTCACGGTTATTTCCAACGTTGGAAAAAAGACATCATGTCCATCGACCTCGGTAAGGTAGAAGGGATCATGCTGAAAAAGGACCAAAACCCTGGTGAAAAATACCGCCAAGGGGATCGTCTCAAAGCCATCATTTCTCGTGTGGAACTCAGGCCTCGCGAACCAATGCCTGTCATCACGCTCTCTCGTGCGTCTGGTGATTTTGTTAAAAAACTCTTCGAGATGGAAATTCCCGAAGTGTATGATGGCATTGTGGAAATCAGAGACGTAGCCCGCATTCCATCTTACAGAACAAAGGTGGTAGTCACCACTAGTAAGTCTGATGTAGATCCTGTGGGTGCCTGTGTGGGAATGAAAGGGGTTCGAATCCAAGCGATCGTTCGCGAACTTGGAAACGAAAGAATCGACATCGTCCTTCACTCAGATGAACCAAGTGTATTCATTGCCAATGCAATTTCACCGGCAAAACCAGTAGAAGTGCATGTGGATAGAAAAAGAGGAGATGCTCTTGTCATCGTTCCAGATGAATCTCTCTCTCTTGCCATCGGAATCAACGGATCCAACGTAAAATTGGTATCTCAACTTTCCGGTTTCAAAATCGATATCAAAACTGTATCCCAATACAACCAAGAACTGGCTTCGCCGGAAGCTCGTGAAAAACTGGATCGACTCTTTAATGCCCAACAAGAGGCAATGGAAGAATCGGAAGACCAATATAATGAAAGTGCAGAAGAGGAAGAAGAGGATTCCGGATACACTCCGTTATCCGAGGTACCTGGACTCACTCCAAGGATCGTTGGTCTTCTCGAAGCCGGCGGGATCAAAAACGTGGAAACCCTTCTCGAGTTCAGCCAAGAGGAACTTTCGAAAATTTCCGGAATCGGGAAAACAACAGCAGAACAAATTTTGCGTTTGCTTCGTGAATCTATCGAATGGGTAGAAGAGGGTTAA
- the rimP gene encoding ribosome maturation factor RimP gives MESFGNGLVYTEENIRELILRVLAPPLALFSLQVQNRKNHALIEIELDHLTDKTGSASLEDCETVSRRLKEELDLWGEEFDFTLQVSSAGAERVLRLPEDLSRFQGLLVKLEVPLEAGKWDKRLYRLGPVSGDSVELTLYDRKTRHKKNQKSVSMPIAEIRKGNLYLEI, from the coding sequence TTGGAATCTTTTGGAAATGGTTTGGTATATACCGAGGAAAACATCAGAGAACTTATTTTACGTGTTCTCGCTCCACCTCTAGCGCTTTTTTCGCTCCAAGTACAGAATCGGAAAAACCACGCCCTCATTGAGATAGAACTGGATCATCTCACAGACAAAACTGGCTCCGCTAGTTTGGAAGACTGTGAGACTGTGTCTAGGAGACTCAAAGAGGAGCTGGATTTATGGGGAGAGGAATTTGATTTCACTCTCCAAGTCTCCTCCGCAGGAGCAGAACGTGTTTTGCGTCTGCCGGAGGATTTAAGTCGTTTCCAAGGACTTTTAGTCAAACTAGAAGTGCCGCTGGAAGCAGGGAAATGGGACAAACGATTGTATCGTTTGGGACCGGTTTCGGGGGATTCAGTTGAGCTTACGCTTTACGATCGTAAAACTCGACACAAAAAGAACCAAAAATCGGTATCTATGCCCATCGCAGAAATACGAAAGGGAAATTTGTATTTAGAAATTTAA
- a CDS encoding LIC_12708 family protein → MRTLYLFLTLIFSVSCLRFRVENLKEEILFRIPLGQTNESFEGVVVNQVLTNVPLTIPNSSNISAMADNKQAVIKLFDRNGRLDATLGNPDFKSVSGIPHYPFRFGGIGIVAMNEDGDLIVQNRISSKGMELPQGQENLYKTYSGSFSTQGTTVLPSFLVQISQKGVVKFMLGASGKNSEPFRYIEFILPGEGEKLFVYHRIAEEMRLSYFEEGELKGNLKESGLDVFASNDAKEYDITLDKLLPHPEGEYVLGSFSYYSKKDKRFKFRRIFRFVFDSKSSQMLKEIQDPSEILFSIRNNGEFYIWETEDGGNAARLQVHDKEGNHINNKRIPFSSPRGQWRETYTDAFDNIYSVRIRAGALEVYRWI, encoded by the coding sequence ATGCGAACCCTTTACCTTTTCCTCACCCTCATCTTTTCCGTATCCTGCCTTCGTTTTCGAGTGGAAAACTTAAAAGAAGAAATCCTTTTCCGGATCCCACTGGGACAAACAAATGAGAGTTTTGAGGGTGTTGTGGTGAACCAAGTACTCACCAACGTTCCATTGACCATCCCCAACTCCTCCAATATTAGCGCAATGGCGGATAATAAACAAGCCGTAATCAAACTTTTTGACAGAAATGGAAGGCTTGATGCCACACTCGGGAACCCTGATTTCAAATCAGTTTCCGGAATTCCGCATTACCCATTTCGATTTGGTGGGATTGGAATCGTGGCCATGAACGAAGATGGAGACCTGATTGTACAAAATAGAATTTCTTCCAAGGGAATGGAACTACCCCAAGGCCAAGAAAACCTATACAAAACGTACAGTGGTTCCTTTTCTACCCAAGGAACTACGGTTCTTCCTTCCTTTCTTGTACAAATTTCACAAAAAGGTGTCGTGAAATTTATGTTAGGGGCTTCTGGAAAAAACTCCGAACCATTTCGTTACATTGAATTCATTCTCCCCGGGGAAGGCGAAAAGTTATTTGTCTACCATCGCATTGCAGAAGAAATGCGACTTTCTTATTTTGAAGAAGGAGAACTCAAAGGGAACCTAAAAGAATCAGGCCTTGATGTATTTGCCAGTAATGATGCCAAAGAATATGACATCACCCTAGACAAACTCCTCCCACATCCAGAAGGTGAGTATGTTCTCGGATCGTTTAGTTATTATTCGAAAAAAGACAAACGGTTTAAGTTCCGAAGGATCTTTCGTTTTGTTTTTGATTCCAAAAGTTCGCAAATGTTAAAAGAAATCCAGGACCCTTCTGAAATTTTATTTTCCATTCGTAACAACGGGGAATTTTATATTTGGGAAACAGAAGACGGTGGGAATGCAGCAAGGCTCCAAGTCCATGACAAAGAGGGAAACCATATCAATAACAAAAGGATTCCTTTTTCCAGTCCCCGTGGCCAATGGCGAGAAACCTATACAGATGCTTTTGATAATATTTATTCGGTTCGCATTCGCGCAGGGGCCTTGGAAGTCTATCGTTGGATTTAA
- a CDS encoding bifunctional ADP-dependent NAD(P)H-hydrate dehydratase/NAD(P)H-hydrate epimerase, which yields MKQNPLFTNKESKALDALTIKELGFREETLMGMAALSVFHANEDLWKTAESIWILSGTGGNGGDGYALAHILHQEGYKVRSFSTAPNKSEAGKFYESLVSKTLGAIGTIDDFYEEWEEAKEDSVLLVDALLGTGFQNELSEELTELIETINESDVFFYRLSLDSPSGWNPYLLGDPDSKANSFVFADSIEELGTRKWENVGFIYEKDSIIPRYYESIGFPIHTHLSDITFSKRYYFEADPESAIQTLKRKNKDHKYSAGSALFYGGSDGMEGAILLSEQAFSRLGGGISKIFSPSLKISSFVLKEDLSKMTKTSSLTETFEDPFLKKTKTVVVGPGLTQYPNDLGGWTVPENLRLILDAGAIPTKGSPLPKGNQILLTPHVGELNRMTGKTHNSVQSAYDTLIEYCSQNNVYVLLKSFVSLLVCPDGSSYVWESPNPKLATMGTGDLLSGILARYLSLDLTIPESVQLALSLLDHSKQLEEPYPSAHQILKSLVELV from the coding sequence ATGAAACAAAATCCTCTTTTTACCAATAAAGAATCCAAAGCACTAGATGCTCTCACGATAAAAGAACTTGGGTTTCGGGAAGAAACCCTAATGGGAATGGCCGCCCTTTCTGTATTTCATGCCAATGAAGATTTATGGAAAACCGCAGAATCCATTTGGATCCTTTCTGGAACGGGAGGAAACGGAGGGGATGGTTATGCCCTTGCTCATATTCTTCACCAAGAAGGATATAAGGTTCGTTCGTTTTCGACAGCACCAAACAAGTCAGAGGCGGGAAAGTTTTATGAATCCTTGGTTTCTAAAACTCTGGGTGCGATTGGAACGATTGATGATTTTTATGAGGAATGGGAAGAAGCAAAAGAAGACTCGGTTTTACTTGTAGATGCCCTTCTGGGAACCGGATTCCAAAACGAACTTTCGGAAGAACTCACAGAGCTGATAGAAACCATCAATGAATCCGATGTCTTTTTTTACCGGTTGTCACTGGACAGTCCCAGTGGTTGGAATCCGTATCTACTCGGCGATCCAGACTCCAAGGCCAATAGTTTTGTTTTTGCTGATTCCATTGAAGAACTCGGAACAAGGAAATGGGAAAACGTAGGGTTTATCTATGAAAAAGATTCCATCATTCCAAGATACTATGAATCGATCGGGTTTCCCATCCACACCCACCTAAGTGATATTACATTTTCAAAACGATATTATTTTGAAGCAGATCCCGAGTCTGCCATCCAAACCCTTAAAAGAAAAAATAAAGACCATAAATACAGTGCAGGTTCTGCTTTATTTTATGGAGGTTCTGATGGAATGGAAGGAGCCATCCTCCTTTCGGAACAGGCCTTCTCTAGACTTGGTGGAGGGATTAGTAAAATTTTCTCCCCATCTTTAAAAATCAGTTCCTTTGTTTTAAAAGAAGATCTTTCCAAAATGACCAAAACAAGTTCTCTCACAGAAACTTTCGAAGATCCGTTTTTAAAAAAAACAAAGACCGTCGTTGTGGGTCCAGGCCTTACCCAATACCCAAATGATCTAGGTGGATGGACTGTTCCGGAAAATTTACGTTTGATTTTAGATGCAGGTGCCATTCCAACAAAAGGAAGTCCCCTTCCAAAGGGAAACCAAATCCTACTCACTCCCCATGTCGGAGAACTGAATCGAATGACGGGAAAAACTCATAACTCTGTGCAGTCCGCCTACGATACATTAATCGAATACTGCTCACAAAACAATGTTTATGTGCTACTCAAATCCTTTGTGAGTTTACTCGTTTGTCCAGATGGTTCTTCTTATGTTTGGGAATCACCCAATCCCAAACTAGCGACTATGGGAACGGGAGATTTATTATCAGGAATTTTGGCACGTTACTTAAGTTTGGATTTAACAATCCCTGAATCTGTACAGTTGGCTTTATCATTACTCGACCACTCCAAACAATTGGAAGAACCCTATCCTTCTGCCCACCAAATCCTAAAGTCTCTTGTGGAGTTAGTGTGA
- a CDS encoding DUF1398 domain-containing protein, with translation MTNLTTKLTEAQKFAMSIRPKVGGFPVLAEVLRNAGVVTNRWSLPSCQSVYYMKDGSVLQQGTPLVNGVHEIPPFNRDALITALRTDQEGRSSFPEFLNAAWEAGVIGYDVDFLGRKVVYYGVNGESYMEEYPAVVVNQ, from the coding sequence ATGACCAACCTAACAACAAAACTAACCGAAGCGCAAAAATTTGCGATGTCCATTCGCCCGAAAGTAGGAGGATTCCCTGTACTTGCGGAGGTCCTACGAAATGCAGGAGTGGTGACGAACCGTTGGTCTCTGCCTTCCTGCCAATCAGTATACTATATGAAAGATGGCTCAGTTTTACAGCAAGGAACTCCCCTTGTAAACGGGGTTCATGAGATTCCTCCCTTCAATAGGGACGCACTCATCACCGCACTTCGCACCGATCAGGAAGGCCGAAGCAGTTTCCCTGAATTTCTGAACGCAGCTTGGGAAGCAGGAGTGATTGGATACGATGTTGATTTCCTAGGTCGTAAGGTTGTTTACTACGGTGTGAACGGAGAAAGTTATATGGAAGAATACCCTGCGGTAGTGGTGAACCAATAA
- a CDS encoding MarR family winged helix-turn-helix transcriptional regulator, which yields MRKKQNLEPSHLKSHLKSHLGYHLRVVSNAVSHSFAGKLATLDVTVAEWVILREMYSYDTNTSPSVVAEITGLSRGAVSKLIDRLLNKGLVSRQEASEDRRYQEIKLTKEGLRLVPKLSLIADENDFAFFSLLSKSEKDELRKILVKLAETHKLNLNPIE from the coding sequence GTGCGTAAAAAACAAAATTTAGAACCAAGCCACTTGAAATCCCATCTGAAATCCCATCTGGGATACCATTTGCGGGTTGTTTCCAATGCTGTTTCTCATTCTTTTGCGGGAAAACTTGCGACTTTGGATGTGACAGTAGCCGAATGGGTGATCCTTCGGGAAATGTATTCTTATGACACTAACACTTCGCCTAGTGTTGTGGCAGAAATCACAGGACTCAGTCGCGGAGCTGTATCCAAACTCATAGACAGGCTACTAAACAAAGGCCTAGTGAGTCGCCAAGAAGCAAGTGAAGACCGGCGTTACCAAGAAATCAAACTCACAAAAGAGGGGCTCCGACTTGTTCCGAAACTTTCATTGATTGCAGATGAAAACGATTTCGCATTTTTTTCTTTGCTTTCCAAATCGGAGAAAGACGAACTTCGGAAGATTCTCGTGAAACTAGCAGAAACACATAAACTAAACTTAAACCCAATTGAATGA
- a CDS encoding UDP-galactose-lipid carrier transferase, translated as MKSNSIQNRILHLQQLDMKQVLSPDEYQVKMKILKTKIRELTFLSKAKDRPILFVFEGWDAAGKGGSIRRLTQEIDPRLFEVHNISAPNAEEIQHHYLWRFWNRIPKKGHVGIFDRSYYGRVLVERVEGFATESEWSRAYEEILLFEEQLVSFGTIVIKFWLHIDPEEQLLRFETRKNDPLKRWKLTDEDWRNRDKWPLYEEAANQMFQKTDAPKSPWFLIPANDKYFARTTILETTVARLQEELK; from the coding sequence ATGAAATCAAATTCAATCCAAAATCGTATCCTCCATTTACAACAATTAGATATGAAACAAGTTCTATCACCTGACGAATACCAAGTGAAGATGAAAATTTTGAAAACAAAAATTCGGGAACTCACTTTTCTTTCTAAAGCAAAAGACAGACCCATTCTATTTGTTTTTGAGGGTTGGGATGCAGCAGGAAAGGGTGGCTCCATTCGAAGGCTCACACAAGAAATAGATCCACGTTTATTTGAAGTTCATAATATTTCAGCACCTAACGCAGAAGAGATCCAACACCATTATCTTTGGAGGTTTTGGAACCGAATTCCCAAAAAAGGCCATGTTGGAATTTTTGATCGCTCTTATTATGGTCGAGTCCTTGTCGAACGAGTGGAAGGATTTGCTACGGAATCTGAGTGGTCTCGTGCTTATGAAGAAATTTTACTCTTTGAAGAACAACTGGTGAGTTTTGGAACCATTGTCATTAAATTTTGGTTACACATTGATCCAGAAGAACAATTACTTCGATTTGAAACCAGAAAAAATGATCCACTCAAACGTTGGAAACTTACAGACGAAGATTGGCGTAACCGTGACAAATGGCCCCTCTATGAAGAAGCCGCTAATCAAATGTTTCAAAAAACGGATGCTCCTAAATCACCTTGGTTTTTAATCCCAGCCAATGATAAATACTTTGCCAGAACCACAATTTTAGAAACCACTGTGGCTAGATTGCAAGAAGAATTGAAATGA
- a CDS encoding polyphosphate kinase encodes MVVVLERHPTNQVPKYSISDLTDLQERFFLLQRESSKQKIAHIFLIEGFASTGKGSILQSLTIRLDPRKFKVYSPYVDQSEDRGYPFLWNFWRVVPRYGEFLFYLNTYYSRLAYLRSEKKINLAEYDHRLLSILNTERILSKDKIIVHKFFLHISKKDQKKRLEDSKKKKKEWELSRFDKDQGEHYNRYFEIFDSILSSSRTIDSPWQIISCDKKDDTKLLVFEAILERLERILQFDSRSALQSINHGMELIP; translated from the coding sequence TTGGTTGTGGTTTTAGAAAGACATCCAACCAACCAAGTTCCCAAATATTCGATTAGCGACCTGACCGATTTACAAGAACGATTTTTTCTTTTACAAAGAGAGAGTTCTAAACAAAAAATTGCTCATATCTTTTTAATCGAAGGTTTTGCTTCCACAGGCAAAGGTTCGATTTTGCAATCTTTGACCATACGTCTGGATCCAAGAAAGTTTAAGGTATACTCTCCTTATGTAGACCAGTCCGAGGACAGGGGATATCCTTTTCTTTGGAATTTTTGGCGAGTGGTGCCTCGGTATGGTGAGTTTTTATTTTATCTCAATACATACTACAGTCGATTGGCATACCTTCGCTCTGAAAAAAAAATAAACCTAGCTGAATACGATCATCGACTGTTATCCATTTTGAATACGGAAAGAATCCTTTCGAAAGATAAAATCATTGTTCACAAATTCTTTTTGCATATTTCCAAAAAGGATCAAAAGAAACGATTAGAGGATTCCAAAAAGAAAAAAAAAGAATGGGAATTGTCTCGTTTTGACAAAGACCAAGGAGAACATTACAATCGTTACTTTGAAATTTTTGATTCTATTTTGAGTTCTTCCAGAACCATTGATTCTCCTTGGCAAATCATTTCCTGTGATAAAAAAGACGATACAAAACTTCTTGTTTTTGAGGCCATCTTGGAACGTTTGGAAAGAATCTTACAATTTGATTCTAGAAGTGCCTTACAGTCAATCAATCATGGTATGGAGCTTATTCCATGA
- a CDS encoding HIT family protein: MNCPICEAHKNESQILFQNEDWILRKADQNLEGYLYMEHRKHLESWFGLSLAEFENYGRALYKATEILKKQEPEKMYIVAIAEKVPHLHVHLIPRYENQEKGIEHIARATGPGFPRPM; encoded by the coding sequence ATGAACTGTCCCATCTGCGAAGCACATAAAAATGAAAGCCAAATTCTTTTTCAAAATGAAGATTGGATCCTCAGAAAAGCTGACCAAAACCTAGAAGGGTATTTGTACATGGAACATCGCAAACATCTAGAATCGTGGTTTGGATTGTCTTTGGCGGAGTTTGAAAATTATGGAAGGGCTCTTTACAAAGCCACAGAGATATTAAAAAAACAAGAACCAGAAAAAATGTACATTGTAGCCATTGCGGAAAAAGTTCCTCACTTGCACGTTCATTTGATCCCTCGGTATGAAAACCAAGAGAAGGGAATCGAACATATTGCAAGAGCCACTGGCCCTGGTTTTCCTCGGCCCATGTAA
- a CDS encoding RHS repeat domain-containing protein, translating to MYFFHPDHLGSITMITDGNGNVLAGGERGGKSHITYKPYGEILRTDSYGPDITKFKYTGQEEDQESGLYYYKARYYDASLGRFASNDGMVFPDKEQGMNRMMYVEGNPIAFVDSSGNFPSLSGIIHMFNRIVGHAMGRNFGSNVNGRFSMQSISKKINAIGIRQIVDRLENKELGKHVGSEQTREYLSKNLSSRNIILGIKDMIANSGVCHFSNPICKSVQTKRNCNTNRKDAKDFRKEVGFGGSTVVGSGGGLMSIGLKDGTLLKEVLGPVGILLAVADIYTSLSERQSCPGDDDLVQF from the coding sequence ATGTATTTCTTCCATCCAGACCATTTGGGTAGCATTACCATGATTACCGATGGAAATGGGAATGTGCTTGCGGGAGGGGAAAGAGGTGGTAAAAGTCATATCACATACAAACCATATGGGGAAATTCTAAGAACTGATTCCTATGGACCTGATATTACAAAATTCAAATATACGGGACAAGAAGAAGACCAGGAAAGTGGGTTGTATTATTACAAAGCTAGATATTATGATGCTAGTTTAGGAAGATTTGCGAGTAACGATGGTATGGTGTTTCCAGATAAAGAGCAAGGGATGAACCGGATGATGTATGTGGAAGGGAATCCGATTGCGTTTGTAGACAGTTCTGGAAATTTCCCTAGTTTATCAGGTATCATTCATATGTTCAATCGGATTGTTGGGCATGCCATGGGAAGAAATTTTGGTAGTAATGTGAATGGTAGATTTTCTATGCAGAGTATTTCTAAAAAAATTAATGCAATTGGCATTCGGCAAATTGTTGATCGCTTAGAAAATAAGGAATTAGGAAAACATGTTGGTTCCGAACAAACGAGAGAATACTTGTCTAAAAATCTATCATCTAGAAATATTATTCTAGGTATTAAAGATATGATTGCAAATTCTGGTGTTTGCCATTTTTCAAATCCAATTTGTAAAAGTGTGCAAACAAAACGAAATTGTAATACAAACAGAAAGGATGCAAAAGATTTCAGAAAAGAAGTTGGTTTTGGAGGTAGCACTGTAGTTGGAAGTGGTGGCGGATTAATGAGTATTGGGTTAAAAGATGGGACGTTACTAAAAGAAGTATTGGGTCCAGTTGGCATACTTTTGGCAGTTGCTGATATTTATACTAGTTTATCAGAAAGACAAAGTTGCCCTGGGGATGATGATTTGGTGCAGTTTTAA